The Acipenser ruthenus chromosome 26, fAciRut3.2 maternal haplotype, whole genome shotgun sequence genomic sequence GGTTGGAACTACAATcgcaggatttaaaaatgccgCACACAATGATCATGCAGGACTTTGGTAGGTACCTGAGCCCAGTTTCCACatgttttaacagtattatttcACACTGATTCCTTTTAGTAATcaggggtttatttatttattaaattaacatgTTAATTGTAATTCTAATAGGAATTTAAGTAATGAAGAATAGAGATGTTAATAGTTAATTTGAATCGTTTAAACTCTTTCCAAAGGGTAAATGTTTAACCATTGTCAAAGATATGAAATAGAGGTTGTTTATACAGTAGGATCTGCAGAGTGTGAGATTTATTCTTTTATAAAAATGCATGTAGTCTCATCCACATTAATATTGTAGCGCTTCAATGATGGCTTTTTTGATTTGGTTACAAAAATTCCCAATATATTAGTTTAAACGTGTTTAATCCCAGAGCTTTAAATTTAGGAAATTAAACTGAATCTAGCATCCCTATTATGAAGTGTTTGCATTATTAATTTGAATGACTGAAACTGCTGTCCATGATTCTTACCTCATTATTGCACTTTTATAGATTGACTTTGCACATATCGATTATGTAATGTttgcaaaaatattttaatgcgtGCCATAGAGTTTTCTAGCTTGATGTTATTAAGAGGTGGGGGCAACATTTTACTAGCATATGAGCCGTGCACgtcccttaaaaaaataaaataaatacataataataataataataatttgtgatgTAGCACTCACCCTGCACCGCTTTCCCCAGTGGCAGGCATGGGTGGCATGGCCCATATTGACGGTGACCACATCGTAGTGTCCGTCCCAGAGGCTGTGCTGGTTTCGGATGTGGTGACTGATGAGGGGATCACCCTGGAGGCTGAGGTGATTGAGGGGCCGGACATTGAGCATGGGGACGAAGTGACCACAGAGGGGGTGATGGTACCTGAGTCTGTGCTGGGGGCAGAGGTGGCCATCGAAGAGGCCCTAGACCACCACGTGTTGGCCACGGACCTGATCGCTGAGCAAGTGAGGGACCAGGTCTTTGTGGCCGACTTGGTATCCCACCATCACCAGGATGGACACTTGCACCACCATGTAGTGCATGAATCTGAGATGGTCTCTGAGGAGGTGATGGTTACAAATTCAGATTCAGAGACAGTGATCCAAACACATGAGGGAATGCCAGCTTCCACCGTCACCATCAAAACTGAGGATGATGAGGATGGCAAGAGCACGTCTGAGGACTACCTGATGATCTCCTGTGAGCTCAGCTTTATTACTCTACCCTCCCCTCTCTTGGTAACCATTCAATAACCTGGTGCAATAAGCACCTCCTTTATGATGTGGAATAACTTTGCAATAAAATGTTCTGAAGCTTACCTGGTCAGGAACTCGGTTGATTCATATAAACACACTATACTCTTTAGcaatgtttatgtatttttaatgtcTTTTATCTTTTAAGTGTCCATATTACTCGGCATTCCGTACTATGCTGGGCACTGTTTACGTAACTAACAAAGTAATCCTTATTTTTGTACAGTGGATGATGTAGGGGAGAAGCTTGATATTGGAAACACAAACTTGAAGATCAGCACTGAGATGACGCAGGGCGATTGTTCGAAAGAAGACGGCTATGGTTCAGAGGTcatcaaagtatatatttttaaggcTGAAGCTGAAGATGATGTGGAAATAGGTAAATGATGAATGTTATGAATCTAAAACTTCCACTTTCCTTTACCTTTGGCAAATCCCCCACTCTTAACACCCCTGCCTCTTTTCACACTTTCACATCTTTTCCCTACTCCTAATCACCCACCATTAACAGATTAATTATAATGACGGGTCTGTTTTACATATAGCTAATGTAGGGAGGGGCCATCCCTTCCTAATTGATATATTAATACCCCCACATACAGTTTTAATCAGTACACTGAAGGCagtagccaaaacatttgtctacttagGAGTTTTGTCTTAAGTGTTTTGATGTTACTCATGCCGCTCTGAGTGTTAGCagttttacaatttcagtgtcaGTTCTTTAACCgcgcagtccatttattaagtccGCGTCAGGTgtgtcgggtccaatttattttcacacacgcagttaattttagacgcactgtttaaaagtattttttccacagtcaaacgggtttaaaaggccctgcatatcaacaaagcactcactaggcatctccagccctgccccaccctttcgttcgctatcgctttcacatatgctaagaaataaataataataatagtcgtacataccgatcaatcatctcttgatcactcatttatcaccaaactcctcaataatgcaatccaagtcattattttattactataacatctcaaaaaagctctgcaaatgtctgtgatagtctctgtgcgctgatacagtaacagccagcttgtttccttatgaccgcccatatgggatgccaggggcaagtatgagatacgccttttttttgttttgttttttttatcggcttgtctcggctcctgtcgctcccactcggccattgaatggttttctctgcttttaccggagaaaaaacgactagaaacccgttttttgcgtttttttgatgatgtcggacagggtccgacaatggacctgataggaataattgcaatgtcggaccaggtccgacataggaccgtaaAGGTTTAAGAGGCCCTTCCTAACCCTGACATGCTTCTTGTGTTTATGTTTATGTGAAGGTGGGACAGAGGTTGTGACAGAAAGTGATTTCCACAATGGGCATGCAGTGCTGGAGCCAGGGGGAGTGGGGAGGCTTCACAGAGAGAAGATGGTTTACATGGCGGTCAAAGACTCCTCTCAGGAAGATGAAGATATCAGTAAGCATCGGGAGACAAAATTATACATAACTGTATGAAAATGACGTGTATTCAAAGGCCCACTCATACCAACTTGGCGTCCTGTAGATTGAACCCCTGTCAATTTTTTGGCAGTGTCTGCCTCCTATCTCTGTTCAACCCTATCTCTGTCCCCTTTCAGACTGTGCAGAGATTGCAGATGAGGTTTACATGGAGGTGATCGTGGGAGAGGAGGAGGCTCCTTCCATCCAAGAGTCTCAGATGGATGATTCCAACATCAACAAGACGTTTGTCCCTGTGGCCTGGGCGGCTGCTTATGGTAAATATATTCATGTGCAGCCCTTGTATGCTGAAGTGTTTTCTGTTATTATCAAAAGCAAAGTTTGGCCATACAGTGACatacaatgattattattattattattattattatttatttattatcagacgcccttatccagggcgacttacaattatcaccttatttttacatacaattacccatttatactgttgggttttttactggagcaatctaggtaaagattacagcagcagtgtccccccaccagggattgaactcacgaccctccggtcaagagtccagagccctaaccactactccacactgctgttagaAAGAGAGTTTTTGGTTTAGGTTGGTCAAGATGTCTGGTTGTTTACAAGTTGAATGGTACACAATCAGGAATGTTAAAATCCTGTTGTCCTTCTGCCCAGGGTGACAATGCACATTTGTTCTgtggaataataaaaaatgatgtttTAACCATTATACTTGTTATATTGTTCATTTACAGTACTCTATACAGTGATTTATGCAAACCATTTAAGAATTGgtaaatatatttcttttctacaggcaaaattataaattaaaaaaaaaattatatatatatatatatatatatatatatatatatatatatatatatatataatgaataaatCATAGAAAATTAATTCATACTTAAAGTAAGGAGGTACTTAACTGTTTACTGACCCCTCAGGTAACAACCTGGACACCAGGCTAGAGAACAAGAATGGCGCTGCCACCCAGTATCTACAGATCAGCGACAGCAACAGCACCAGCCGGGTGCTGAAACAGAAGGCCAGGAAAAGGAAGAGGGGAGAGACCCGGCAGTGCCAAACAGGTGAGAGCCCaccttttttgcatttgtttggaCTTTCTTTAATGTGTCTCAGGCGTGTTGTATCAGTTTGGAACCTACATCTGAGCACTTCATTCTGATTCATTCTTACCTACATTTTATACCACCTTAGTGTTGTGGTGGACACTCTTCAGAGAGAGATAACAGGATATGATAACTAACCAACCAGCTTCATTCATTGCTAGAAAAGCTACAATATGAAAGTTTGTCTAATCAGTTAAATTTGTAAATAGTGAACCGTCTGTACTGctttgacaaaaataaataaatactttttttaatagtGGTATCACAGAAGCTTTGCTACAGATACAGCTGTATAACATAATGTATACGAGTTTATTTTGAATGAGTGAGAGGTGATGTAATTTTTTTTCGAATGTCTTCTCTCCAGCTGTGATCATTGGTCCGGATGGGCAGCCCTTGACGGTGTATCCCTGCCACATCTGTGGAAAGAAGTTCAAATCTCGGGGTTTCCTGAAACGGCATATGAAAAACCATCCGGACCACATGTTCAAGAAAAAGTACCAGTGCACGGACTGCGACTTCACAACAAACAAGAAGGTCAGCTTTCACAACCACCTGGAGAGTCACAAGCTGATCATTAAGGGAGAGAAGGTCCATGAGTTCACAGAGTACACCCGGCGCTATCGGGAGGCCAGTCCCCTGAGCTCCAACAAACTCATCCTACGTGACAAGGAGCCTAAGTTGCATAAGTGCAAGTACTGCGACTATGAAACTGCTGAGCAGGGCCTGCTAAACCGCCATCTCCTGGCCGTCCACAGCAAAAACTTTGCTCATGTCTGTGTGGAATGTGCCAAAGGCTTCCGTCACCCTTCTGAGCTGAAGAAGCATATGAGGACACACACGGGTGAGAAGCCGTACCAGTGCCAGCACTGCGAGTTCCGCTGTGCTGACCAGTCCAACCTAAAGACTCACATCAAGAGCAAGCATGGCACTGATCTGCCCTACAAGTGTGGCCACTGCCCACAGGCCTTTGCTGATGACAAGGAGctccagaaacacacagagatcttTCAGGGCCACAAAACTCACCAGTGTCCACACTGTGACCACAAGAGCACCAACTCCAGTGACCTGAAAAGGCACATTATTTCTGTTCACACCAAGGACTTCCCACACAAGTGTGAAGTGTGTGAAAAGGGCTTTCACCGGCCCTCGGAGCTCAAGAAGCACTCAGAGACACACAAGGGCAAGAAGGTCCATCAGTGCAGGCACTGCGACTTCAAAATCTCGGACCCTTTCACGCTTAGTCGCCACATCCTGTCGGTCCACACCAAGGACCTCCCGTTCAAATGCAAACGGTGCAAAAGGGGCTTCCGGCATCAGAATGAACTCAAGAAGCACATGAAGACCCACAGTGGCAGGAAAGTCTATCAGTGTCAGTATTGCGAGTATAACACTACGGACGCATCAGGCTTTAAACGACATGTCATATCTATTCACACCAAGGACTATCCCCACAGGTGCGACTACTGCAAGAAGGGTTTCCGGCGGCCCTCGGAAAAGAATCAGCATATAATGCGACACCACAAAGACGCTCTAATGTAATGTTGTATAGCCCCTTCCTACTCTTCCCTCTTTTCCTTGTTTGGGGATGTCGGAGGGGTGGGGCTGGGAAGATTATGTTTCTATGGTAAATGATGATCCATTTTAGTGAACTGTTCTCCTGGTCAGTGCTGATTCACATATTTTCAttcattgtaaaaaaagaaaaataatagtcAGAAGTATTAAGAGTCAAGGGAGGGAGGTGGGGGCGGGGGGAAATGTGTTTGCGCTCTGTGTTTGGCTTTCTTGTCTTTCGTTTTGGTTTGTCTTGATTAGAAGCGAAAGAATCACTCATCTTAAATATTCAGCGGTTCAAATACCAGACCCTCCTTATTTCAAAATAGCTTTACAAATGAATTGGGTGCTGAAATTAATTCTGTCCTTTCCACTTTAAACAGCGTCTCATCAATTGGGATAACTGCAAAACACAAGCTTTCGTTTTCGTTTTAACATTGTCATACATAATCAATACATTgtcatttcaaatgtcattaaaatGGGGAAGAAGGTTGTGAGGTTCCAGCTGCATTGTGACAGTCCGTTCTGTTGGTTTCTCTCAGTGCAGTGTGAATCGAATACATCTTAAAGGATTCTTATTAACAGCTAATCGTTAGAACGGAAGCTTTAGGTACCTCATGTAGGA encodes the following:
- the LOC117430577 gene encoding zinc finger protein 711-like, which codes for MDQGGGGLELQSQDLKMPHTMIMQDFVAGMGGMAHIDGDHIVVSVPEAVLVSDVVTDEGITLEAEVIEGPDIEHGDEVTTEGVMVPESVLGAEVAIEEALDHHVLATDLIAEQVRDQVFVADLVSHHHQDGHLHHHVVHESEMVSEEVMVTNSDSETVIQTHEGMPASTVTIKTEDDEDGKSTSEDYLMISLDDVGEKLDIGNTNLKISTEMTQGDCSKEDGYGSEVIKVYIFKAEAEDDVEIGGTEVVTESDFHNGHAVLEPGGVGRLHREKMVYMAVKDSSQEDEDINCAEIADEVYMEVIVGEEEAPSIQESQMDDSNINKTFVPVAWAAAYGNNLDTRLENKNGAATQYLQISDSNSTSRVLKQKARKRKRGETRQCQTAVIIGPDGQPLTVYPCHICGKKFKSRGFLKRHMKNHPDHMFKKKYQCTDCDFTTNKKVSFHNHLESHKLIIKGEKVHEFTEYTRRYREASPLSSNKLILRDKEPKLHKCKYCDYETAEQGLLNRHLLAVHSKNFAHVCVECAKGFRHPSELKKHMRTHTGEKPYQCQHCEFRCADQSNLKTHIKSKHGTDLPYKCGHCPQAFADDKELQKHTEIFQGHKTHQCPHCDHKSTNSSDLKRHIISVHTKDFPHKCEVCEKGFHRPSELKKHSETHKGKKVHQCRHCDFKISDPFTLSRHILSVHTKDLPFKCKRCKRGFRHQNELKKHMKTHSGRKVYQCQYCEYNTTDASGFKRHVISIHTKDYPHRCDYCKKGFRRPSEKNQHIMRHHKDALM